The nucleotide sequence GACTCCACGGACAAAAACCTCATGAAGCAGATCGCCTCGTCCAAGCCCGGCACCGAAGACCACTACTTCGACGCTCCCGACGAGGCCGGCATCAAGGAAATGTTCAAAAAGATCGGCCAGCAGCTGGGTCAGCGCCTGATGACCCGCAAGGAAGCCACCACGGGCACGCCGTAACCGGCCGCGATGCCGCTGGCGTACAGGAAACGAACACTGAAGAGGCCTGTCATGAACACCCCTAAGACCACAACGCCCCAGGCGCCGGCCCGGCCCGGCCAGACCGGCAGCCTGACCGTGGAGATGGCCCTGGTGCTGCCGATCCTGCTGACGCTGCTCCTAGGCATCTTGGAACTCGGCAACATCCTGCGCATCCAGGCGACCCTGCAAAGCGCCGTGGGCAAGATCGCCCGTTATGCCGCCACCCAGGAAACAACCACGACCTCGGCCAAGAACTACATGGACAGCGAAGGCCTCGTGCCCCTGGTCCAGCAAGCCGACAGCAACGAAGGGCCGCAGCTGACCATGTCGCCTTCCACGACGACGGCCTGCAGCGAAACGCCCTGCACGCCTTTCGAAGTGAGTCTGGAGTACACCTACTACGCCATAACGCCCCCCATGAAGCCGTTCTTCGACAATATCAAGCTATCCGCCTCGGCCAAGAAGATGTCCGAAGACTGGGGCCAGTAAGGAGCCTGCCATGAAAGCCGTTCGCGCCGCCGTCA is from Solidesulfovibrio magneticus RS-1 and encodes:
- a CDS encoding TadE/TadG family type IV pilus assembly protein, with the translated sequence MNTPKTTTPQAPARPGQTGSLTVEMALVLPILLTLLLGILELGNILRIQATLQSAVGKIARYAATQETTTTSAKNYMDSEGLVPLVQQADSNEGPQLTMSPSTTTACSETPCTPFEVSLEYTYYAITPPMKPFFDNIKLSASAKKMSEDWGQ